One window of Tenacibaculum maritimum NCIMB 2154 genomic DNA carries:
- a CDS encoding TonB-dependent receptor yields MNKSCLAYRCIAIAHQKSNIKKIQSLGKDYCTVIYMKLNICIFYMLLVIAFANAQESIVISGHVLSHNKKEPIEGAEIQVGSTYAISNAYGKFSLEVLKSELKECLKVSLLGYKKYEKFLNLEEKHHFKIYLEEYRTQLDEVTIRGNKKKSFLKKLALSSVLISKVNLERKKETSLGKSLANIAGIGAITIGAGQSKPTIRGLGFNRLVVMQNGIKHEAQQWGTDHGLEIDQNAIEQVEIYKGPLSLLVGSDAIGGAIVIKETQVPEKNTLAGKISINGQTNNDLVGFSSFVKGRRNHWYFKNSITVKDYADYKVPTNKISYNGFVFHLKKHQLRNTAGGEYKVSGTIGYLKEGLSNRTIISNVYEKNGFFANAHGLEVRKSTINYDADNRDIDLPRHEVNHFKITNETTVAEETYSLKITTGYQNNIRKEFSEPSEHGYMPKPSANLERKFDKSTYSINGNMKLFSMENHHIKLGVNTEYQKNNIGGWGYIIPAYARFTIGAYAYDKYRISSNLYLHGGLRYDYGILKTKQYKDWFKSPIHKEGKIIEEFLIRSSAKKLEFKSISASLGTVFTKGNHTGKINVGKSFRIPLANELTSDGVNYHMYRYELGDTTLKAEEAYQLDLEYQYFVRKSSISVSPFINYFPNYIYLNPSFNYHEALQIYNYKQSKVFRAGGEITSTLAISNKMNLKIAGEYVYAEQLSGSKKGFTLPFSPPISVVFSTLYKLKDTRVFKNTALGMSWRITGRQTAIVPPENKTKGYTVGNLTIFTALYNKHKKWGDIYFKINNILNTQYFNHTSFYRLIEVPEPGRNFSLEIQIPF; encoded by the coding sequence TTGAATAAAAGCTGTTTAGCTTATAGATGCATTGCAATAGCTCATCAAAAATCTAATATTAAAAAAATACAATCTTTAGGAAAAGATTATTGTACAGTTATTTATATGAAGTTGAATATCTGCATTTTTTATATGCTATTGGTAATTGCTTTTGCAAATGCACAAGAAAGCATAGTTATAAGTGGTCATGTGCTAAGCCACAACAAAAAAGAGCCTATTGAAGGGGCTGAAATACAAGTAGGAAGTACATATGCAATCAGTAATGCATATGGAAAATTTTCATTAGAAGTATTAAAAAGTGAATTAAAAGAATGTTTGAAAGTTTCTTTATTAGGGTATAAAAAATATGAGAAATTTTTGAATTTGGAGGAAAAGCATCATTTTAAAATTTATTTAGAGGAATATAGAACACAATTAGATGAAGTTACTATACGAGGAAATAAAAAGAAAAGCTTTCTTAAAAAGTTAGCATTATCTTCTGTGCTTATCTCCAAAGTAAATTTAGAAAGGAAAAAGGAGACGAGTTTAGGAAAATCATTAGCAAATATAGCAGGAATAGGCGCAATAACTATTGGTGCTGGGCAATCAAAACCAACCATAAGAGGATTAGGATTTAATAGGCTTGTGGTAATGCAAAATGGGATTAAGCATGAAGCGCAGCAATGGGGAACAGATCACGGCTTAGAGATTGATCAGAATGCAATTGAGCAGGTAGAAATTTATAAAGGACCTTTGTCTTTGCTCGTCGGGTCAGATGCTATTGGAGGGGCTATTGTGATTAAAGAAACGCAGGTTCCTGAAAAAAATACGCTTGCTGGAAAAATAAGCATAAATGGTCAGACTAATAATGATTTAGTAGGCTTTTCATCTTTTGTAAAAGGAAGACGAAATCATTGGTATTTTAAAAACAGTATAACGGTTAAAGATTACGCAGATTATAAGGTACCAACGAATAAAATTAGTTACAATGGATTTGTCTTCCATTTAAAAAAGCACCAGTTAAGAAATACAGCAGGGGGGGAGTATAAAGTTTCAGGAACTATTGGTTATTTAAAAGAAGGTCTGTCTAATAGAACCATCATAAGCAATGTGTACGAGAAAAATGGCTTTTTTGCAAATGCTCATGGATTAGAAGTTCGTAAATCCACAATAAATTATGATGCTGATAATAGAGATATAGACTTGCCAAGGCATGAAGTGAATCATTTTAAAATAACGAATGAAACAACAGTAGCTGAAGAAACATATTCTTTAAAAATAACTACAGGTTACCAGAATAATATAAGAAAAGAGTTTTCAGAACCATCAGAGCATGGTTATATGCCCAAACCATCGGCTAATTTGGAGAGGAAGTTTGATAAAAGTACCTATTCTATAAATGGAAATATGAAACTTTTTTCCATGGAAAATCATCATATAAAATTAGGGGTCAATACAGAATATCAAAAAAATAATATAGGCGGGTGGGGATATATAATTCCAGCATACGCAAGGTTCACTATTGGAGCTTATGCATATGATAAATATAGAATCTCTTCAAATCTCTATTTACATGGAGGGTTGCGTTATGATTATGGAATTCTTAAAACGAAGCAATATAAAGATTGGTTTAAGTCTCCGATACATAAAGAAGGAAAAATTATTGAGGAATTCTTAATTAGGTCAAGTGCTAAAAAGCTTGAATTTAAAAGTATAAGCGCTTCTCTTGGAACTGTTTTTACAAAGGGAAACCATACAGGGAAAATAAATGTCGGGAAAAGCTTTAGAATCCCTTTAGCAAACGAGTTAACTTCTGATGGAGTGAATTATCATATGTATCGTTATGAATTAGGAGACACAACATTAAAAGCAGAAGAGGCATATCAACTCGATTTAGAATATCAATATTTTGTCAGAAAAAGTAGCATCAGTGTAAGTCCTTTTATAAATTATTTTCCAAATTATATCTACTTAAATCCAAGTTTTAATTACCACGAGGCCTTACAAATATATAACTATAAGCAATCAAAGGTATTTAGAGCAGGAGGAGAAATCACTTCTACATTAGCTATTTCAAATAAAATGAATTTGAAAATAGCAGGAGAATATGTATATGCAGAGCAGTTAAGTGGATCGAAAAAAGGATTTACATTGCCTTTTTCACCTCCAATTTCGGTAGTTTTTTCGACCCTCTATAAATTAAAAGATACTAGAGTATTTAAAAATACAGCATTAGGAATGAGTTGGAGAATAACAGGCAGGCAAACCGCTATTGTTCCTCCCGAAAATAAGACAAAAGGTTATACTGTAGGGAATTTAACAATATTTACAGCCCTCTATAATAAGCATAAAAAATGGGGAGATATTTATTTTAAAATAAATAATATACTCAATACTCAATATTTTAATCATACAAGTTTCTATAGGTTGATAGAAGTTCCAGAACCAGGGAGAAATTTTTCACTAGAAATACAAATACCTTTTTAA
- a CDS encoding DUF4625 domain-containing protein, giving the protein MKNIKRITIGFLSMVILIVSLLVLTGCSNEEDHITATKIEIKKLEYGGENGNAKELAAGEDLHIDAEIYAEATIYSVTVEMHAAKETTANWKFEKEFKGEKYTLKKNIDFHEHIEISKEAKEGAYHFHIAVKDALGNVKRKEGEFLIVEKSN; this is encoded by the coding sequence ATGAAAAATATAAAACGAATCACAATAGGCTTTTTAAGCATGGTAATACTAATAGTAAGTTTGTTAGTATTGACAGGATGTAGCAACGAAGAAGATCATATTACAGCTACTAAAATAGAAATCAAAAAATTAGAATATGGAGGAGAAAATGGAAATGCTAAAGAACTAGCAGCTGGAGAAGACTTACATATTGATGCTGAAATTTATGCAGAAGCTACCATTTATAGTGTTACTGTAGAAATGCATGCAGCAAAGGAAACAACAGCAAATTGGAAATTCGAAAAAGAGTTTAAAGGAGAAAAATACACTCTAAAAAAGAATATCGATTTCCATGAGCATATTGAAATTTCTAAGGAAGCTAAAGAAGGAGCATATCACTTTCATATAGCTGTAAAAGATGCATTAGGAAATGTTAAGCGCAAAGAAGGAGAGTTCTTAATAGTTGAAAAGAGTAATTAA
- a CDS encoding DUF4625 domain-containing protein — protein MNYSTYLKSIFIGILVMLASCSKESDMVIPPSLGIVNLEFGSGHSSDKTIKQGGNIHIGAAVYAEAKIKSITVEIFLKEGKQSDWKLKEVFTEKYKGAKEVSFHQHVDISYEAKVTDYILVMTVEDDLGNKKAKEGILKVLPYTIMVKNVKYGTNTNDDNLAVIGKDLSVEAYIEAKNELSLVVLKVSEFVPGEGWKTLERKDFDYTGKNLTKVDFKGSLPITNNLQSGKTYDIDIVVVDKKKEQLLRYYTLKVA, from the coding sequence ATGAATTATAGTACATATTTAAAAAGCATTTTTATAGGAATTTTGGTAATGTTGGCCTCTTGTTCAAAAGAGAGCGATATGGTAATACCTCCTTCTTTAGGAATTGTTAATTTAGAGTTTGGGTCAGGGCATAGTAGCGATAAAACAATAAAACAAGGAGGAAACATCCATATAGGAGCAGCTGTTTATGCAGAGGCGAAAATAAAAAGTATTACTGTAGAAATATTTTTAAAAGAAGGAAAGCAAAGTGATTGGAAGCTTAAAGAGGTTTTTACTGAAAAATACAAAGGAGCTAAAGAAGTTAGTTTTCATCAGCATGTAGATATATCTTATGAGGCAAAAGTTACAGATTATATATTGGTAATGACAGTAGAAGATGATCTAGGAAATAAAAAGGCAAAAGAAGGTATTCTTAAGGTATTGCCTTACACGATTATGGTGAAAAATGTAAAATATGGAACGAATACCAATGATGACAATCTAGCAGTTATAGGAAAAGACCTGTCTGTTGAAGCTTATATAGAAGCAAAGAACGAACTGTCATTAGTAGTTCTTAAAGTATCTGAATTTGTACCAGGAGAAGGATGGAAAACACTTGAGCGTAAGGATTTTGACTATACAGGTAAAAATTTGACAAAAGTTGATTTTAAAGGGAGTTTACCGATTACTAATAACTTACAATCAGGAAAAACATACGATATAGATATCGTAGTAGTAGATAAGAAAAAAGAACAATTATTAAGATACTATACCTTAAAGGTAGCGTAA